A stretch of the Streptosporangium sp. NBC_01755 genome encodes the following:
- a CDS encoding VOC family protein, with protein MSWQLHHVNIPAHDVRAMVRFYQSVFGMNEIQFPWSGDGKQGQLETGSDFVALFEDGNGRQIHVCKPTPSLPWDNDLRLHPVINGHIAIQVDDIKGVMQRLTEQGVPFNDAGTWSYKGFHQLYTYDPSMNVVEVNQRVE; from the coding sequence ATGAGCTGGCAGCTGCACCACGTCAACATCCCCGCCCACGACGTCCGGGCGATGGTCCGCTTCTACCAGAGCGTCTTCGGCATGAACGAGATCCAGTTCCCCTGGTCCGGCGATGGCAAGCAGGGCCAACTCGAGACCGGGAGCGACTTCGTCGCGCTGTTCGAGGACGGCAACGGTCGCCAGATCCATGTCTGCAAGCCGACCCCGTCACTGCCCTGGGACAACGACCTGCGACTGCACCCGGTCATCAACGGCCACATCGCCATCCAGGTCGACGACATCAAGGGCGTCATGCAGCGCCTCACCGAGCAGGGCGTGCCCTTCAACGACGCCGGCACCTGGTCCTACAAGGGTTTCCACCAGCTCTACACCTACGACCCGTCGATGAACGTCGTCGAGGTGAACCAGCGGGTCGAGTGA